One bacterium genomic region harbors:
- a CDS encoding BCCT family transporter has protein sequence MKSIACMLPLILMASTASGSMFESANELLIGTKGEVVRYFDWFFIWVASAALFLVTALGFFPRANVRLGPADESPEFSRFSWLAMLFSAGLASGLLYWAVAEPIIHYQGNPLLEAAGGGPDAAAASALRITVFHWGLHGWALYVLGGLAIAISSYRHGRPLTIRSALYPILGDRWIDRWPGRLADLIALVGTVFGVATSIGLSAAALNATLFAGFGLPVNSTMQIAIVFSVCGLGVVSAMSGLARGIRRLSEVNIWVSIVFLLAVLALGPTLHLVAMIGFAAFDYVLTVVPLGLWIGSTEPEKQWQAAWTVFYWGWWLAWMPFVSLFIARISKGRTVREFVVFVMGAPTIVILVWMVILGGTALDQEMANPGSLSVAVNQDYSLGIVKLLENVATGEVVINDNYFCRYNDN, from the coding sequence TTGAAGTCCATCGCCTGCATGCTTCCCCTGATCCTGATGGCGAGCACCGCATCTGGATCGATGTTCGAATCGGCAAACGAATTGCTGATCGGAACCAAGGGCGAGGTGGTCCGCTATTTCGATTGGTTCTTCATCTGGGTGGCCAGTGCGGCGTTGTTCCTGGTGACCGCATTGGGTTTTTTCCCGCGCGCGAACGTACGCCTCGGTCCGGCCGACGAGAGCCCGGAGTTCAGCCGCTTCTCCTGGCTGGCGATGCTCTTCTCTGCCGGCCTGGCGTCGGGTCTGCTCTACTGGGCCGTCGCCGAACCCATCATTCACTATCAGGGCAATCCACTCCTCGAGGCTGCGGGCGGTGGTCCCGATGCGGCCGCCGCAAGTGCGCTTCGCATTACCGTCTTCCATTGGGGACTTCACGGATGGGCGCTCTACGTACTGGGCGGACTCGCGATTGCCATTTCGAGCTATCGCCACGGCCGGCCGCTCACGATTCGATCGGCGCTCTATCCAATCCTTGGGGATCGTTGGATCGACCGCTGGCCGGGTCGGCTGGCCGACCTGATTGCGCTCGTCGGGACAGTATTCGGTGTAGCGACTTCGATCGGGCTCTCTGCTGCGGCTTTGAACGCGACGCTCTTCGCCGGATTCGGCTTGCCTGTGAATTCGACCATGCAGATCGCGATCGTGTTTTCAGTCTGCGGGCTCGGAGTCGTTTCCGCGATGTCCGGATTGGCGCGAGGCATTCGGCGACTGAGTGAAGTCAATATCTGGGTGAGCATCGTCTTCCTCCTGGCGGTGCTCGCGCTTGGGCCGACCCTCCATCTGGTGGCCATGATCGGGTTCGCGGCATTCGACTACGTATTGACGGTCGTTCCCCTGGGTCTGTGGATCGGGTCCACCGAGCCGGAAAAGCAATGGCAGGCCGCGTGGACGGTCTTCTACTGGGGATGGTGGCTGGCCTGGATGCCCTTCGTGAGCCTTTTCATCGCGCGCATCTCGAAAGGGCGAACAGTGCGCGAGTTCGTGGTGTTCGTGATGGGCGCACCCACGATCGTGATTCTGGTATGGATGGTCATCCTGGGAGGCACCGCACTAGACCAGGAGATGGCGAATCCCGGCTCTCTCAGCGTCGCAGTGAACCAGGACTACAGCCTCGGAATCGTAAAGCTGCTGGAAAACGTAGCGACGGGCGAAGTCGTGATCAACGACAATTACTTCTGCCGGTACAACGACAACTAG